One Mycolicibacterium pulveris genomic region harbors:
- the nadA gene encoding quinolinate synthase NadA: MPADNLASRITDGETGYSGVDGDEEWAAEIRRLADLRGATLLAHNYQLPAIQDVADHVGDSLALSRIAAEVPEDTIVFCGVHFMAETAKILSPDKTVLIPDQRAGCSLADSITADDLRAWKAEHPGAVVVSYVNTTAAVKAETDICCTSSNAVDVVESIPADREVLFCPDQFLGAHVRRVTGRENIHVWAGECHVHAGINGDELADQARNHPEAELFVHPECGCATSALYLAGEGSFPEDRVKILSTGGMLEAARDTGARQVLVATEVGMLYQLRRAAPQVDFQAVNDRASCKFMKMITPAALLRCLVEGKDEVDVDPETARLARASVQRMIEIGQPGGGE; encoded by the coding sequence ATGCCCGCCGACAATCTGGCCAGCCGGATCACCGATGGTGAGACCGGCTACTCCGGCGTCGACGGCGACGAGGAATGGGCCGCCGAGATTCGTCGGCTGGCCGATCTTCGGGGCGCGACGCTGTTGGCGCACAACTACCAGCTGCCCGCCATCCAGGACGTCGCCGACCATGTCGGTGACTCGCTGGCGCTGTCGCGCATCGCCGCCGAGGTGCCCGAGGACACCATCGTGTTCTGCGGCGTGCACTTCATGGCGGAGACCGCCAAGATCCTGTCCCCGGACAAGACCGTGTTGATTCCGGACCAGCGTGCGGGCTGCTCGCTGGCCGACTCGATCACCGCCGACGACTTGCGGGCCTGGAAGGCCGAACACCCCGGCGCGGTGGTCGTCTCCTACGTCAACACCACCGCGGCGGTGAAGGCCGAGACCGACATCTGCTGCACGTCGTCCAACGCGGTCGACGTCGTCGAGTCGATCCCGGCCGACCGTGAGGTGCTCTTCTGCCCGGACCAGTTCCTCGGCGCGCACGTCCGGCGGGTGACCGGGCGCGAGAACATCCATGTGTGGGCCGGCGAGTGCCACGTGCACGCCGGCATCAACGGCGACGAGCTCGCCGACCAGGCCCGCAACCACCCGGAGGCCGAGCTGTTCGTCCATCCCGAATGTGGTTGCGCCACTTCGGCGTTGTATCTGGCCGGTGAGGGATCGTTCCCCGAGGACCGGGTGAAGATCCTGTCGACCGGGGGCATGCTGGAGGCGGCTCGCGACACCGGCGCGCGCCAGGTGCTGGTCGCCACCGAGGTCGGCATGCTGTACCAGTTGCGCCGCGCCGCACCGCAGGTCGACTTCCAGGCCGTCAACGACCGGGCGTCGTGCAAGTTCATGAAGATGATCACCCCCGCCGCCCTGCTGCGTTGTCTGGTGGAGGGCAAGGACGAGGTCGACGTCGACCCCGAGACGGCCCGGCTGGCGCGGGCCAGCGTGCAGCGCATGATCGAGATCGGCCAGCCCGGCGGCGGCGAATGA